Proteins from a genomic interval of Luteibacter pinisoli:
- a CDS encoding arylsulfatase: MAKQASKKAGDSRPNILVIFGDDIGIPQISAYTRGLMGYETPNIDRIANEGAIFTDSYGQQSCTAGRASFILGQEPFRTGLLTIGMPGDPHGIADWMPTIADVVKTVDYATGQFGKNHLGDQDQHLPTNHGFDEFFGNLYHLNAEEEPEGYFYPKDPAFKKKYGPRGVIHSKAGGKIEDTGPLNKARMPTVDEEFLGGATDFIKKAVKEDKPFFVWFNTTRMHVFTHLKADSVGKSGCGLHADGMVEHDGHVGQLLDLLDELKIADDTIVVYTTDNGAEIALWPDGAMTPFRGEKGTTWEGGMRIPMMIRWPGVIKPGTAYNDIISLIDWFPTLCAAAGVDDVVTKMKKGFKAGDKTFKVHLDGYNFVPYFKGEEKKGPRQVLYYFDQGGNLNALRYADWKISFAVASHGNIATATREVPSWATITNLRMDPYERGMEEGGEALKFFGQQMWLLVPVQEKIKEFFSDFSDFPYQAGSTLNPSGINYTMLRQEDAMKRLKELETMRTN; the protein is encoded by the coding sequence GTGGCAAAGCAAGCGTCGAAGAAAGCTGGTGATTCGCGCCCGAACATCCTCGTCATCTTTGGCGACGATATCGGCATCCCGCAAATCAGCGCCTATACGCGCGGACTCATGGGGTACGAAACCCCCAACATTGACCGCATCGCGAACGAAGGTGCGATTTTTACCGACTCCTACGGGCAGCAAAGCTGCACGGCAGGCCGTGCCTCCTTCATCCTCGGACAGGAGCCATTCCGTACGGGGCTGCTGACGATCGGTATGCCGGGGGATCCCCATGGCATCGCGGACTGGATGCCGACGATTGCCGACGTGGTGAAGACCGTCGATTACGCGACGGGCCAGTTCGGCAAGAACCACCTGGGTGACCAGGACCAGCATCTGCCGACCAACCACGGCTTCGACGAGTTCTTCGGCAACCTCTATCACCTCAATGCCGAGGAAGAGCCGGAAGGCTACTTCTATCCGAAGGATCCGGCGTTCAAGAAAAAGTACGGCCCGCGCGGTGTCATCCATTCGAAAGCGGGTGGCAAGATCGAGGATACCGGTCCGCTGAACAAGGCGCGGATGCCCACGGTCGACGAAGAGTTCCTGGGGGGCGCGACCGACTTCATCAAGAAGGCGGTCAAGGAAGACAAGCCATTCTTCGTGTGGTTCAACACGACGCGCATGCACGTCTTCACCCACCTGAAGGCGGACTCCGTCGGCAAGAGCGGCTGCGGCCTGCATGCCGATGGCATGGTGGAGCACGATGGCCACGTGGGCCAGCTGCTCGACCTTCTCGATGAGCTCAAGATCGCCGACGACACCATCGTCGTCTACACCACCGACAACGGCGCCGAAATCGCCCTCTGGCCGGATGGTGCGATGACGCCCTTCCGTGGTGAGAAGGGCACGACATGGGAGGGCGGCATGCGCATCCCCATGATGATTCGCTGGCCGGGCGTGATTAAGCCGGGAACAGCCTACAACGACATCATTTCACTCATCGACTGGTTCCCGACCCTGTGCGCCGCCGCAGGCGTCGATGATGTCGTGACGAAGATGAAGAAGGGTTTCAAGGCGGGCGACAAGACCTTCAAGGTCCACCTCGACGGATACAATTTTGTCCCGTACTTCAAGGGCGAAGAGAAGAAGGGTCCGCGACAGGTCCTTTACTACTTCGACCAGGGCGGCAACCTTAACGCGCTGCGCTATGCGGACTGGAAGATCAGCTTCGCGGTAGCAAGCCACGGCAACATCGCGACCGCGACGCGCGAGGTGCCCTCATGGGCGACCATCACCAATCTGCGCATGGACCCCTATGAGCGCGGCATGGAAGAGGGCGGCGAAGCCCTGAAATTCTTTGGCCAGCAGATGTGGTTGCTCGTACCGGTCCAGGAGAAGATCAAGGAATTCTTCTCGGACTTCTCGGACTTCCCCTACCAGGCGGGCTCCACGCTCAACCCGAGCGGGATCAACTACACCATGCTTCGCCAGGAGGATGCGATGAAACGGCTGAAAGAGCTCGAGACGATGCGTACGAACTAG
- a CDS encoding glutathione S-transferase family protein, which yields MTDLTIWTLDWVPEGPRGFVRDLRLRWACEEAGLSYSVKTVAFDDRQTNHLGRQPFGQVPFIDDGDVQLFESGACLLHLGQKSEALMPRDNRGRAETTQWALAALNSIEMVSVPWWFFSLSGEGNPALTEWFAQRLDHMERVLSEREWLAADRFTLADLLMADVLRVTKVRTFGTRPATEAYVARITARPAFMKAQHDQITFFNAADAQRHAAPKV from the coding sequence ATGACTGACCTCACGATCTGGACGCTCGATTGGGTTCCTGAAGGTCCGCGTGGCTTCGTACGCGACCTGCGCTTGCGCTGGGCCTGTGAAGAGGCGGGTTTGAGCTATAGCGTGAAGACCGTTGCGTTCGATGACCGCCAGACCAACCACCTTGGCCGCCAACCCTTTGGCCAGGTGCCGTTCATCGACGATGGCGATGTGCAGCTATTCGAGAGCGGGGCATGCCTCCTCCATCTTGGGCAAAAGAGCGAAGCCCTGATGCCCCGTGACAATCGCGGTCGGGCCGAAACGACACAGTGGGCGCTAGCCGCATTGAATTCCATTGAGATGGTGAGCGTGCCCTGGTGGTTTTTCTCCCTGTCGGGAGAAGGCAACCCCGCACTCACCGAATGGTTCGCACAGCGACTCGACCATATGGAGCGCGTGCTCAGTGAGAGGGAATGGCTCGCTGCCGATCGTTTCACCCTCGCCGACCTGCTCATGGCGGATGTGCTTCGCGTGACGAAGGTACGCACATTCGGCACACGGCCCGCGACGGAAGCCTATGTGGCACGAATCACGGCACGTCCTGCCTTCATGAAAGCCCAACATGACCAGATCACCTTCTTCAATGCCGCAGACGCACAACGTCACGCAGCGCCCAAAGTGTGA
- a CDS encoding OPT family oligopeptide transporter — translation MSGKTLPTDHRKELTVRGLILGVIITVVFTAANVFFGLKAGLTFATSIPAAVISMALLRGFKDSTIQENNIVQTIASAAGTLSSIIFVLPGMIMIGWWADFPFWTSFAVCALGGILGVMYSIPLRRALVTNSDLPYPEGLACAEVLKVGSGDDADANSVDESRAGLLAVLWGSIASAAFAVVVATQVFASDFVRYFRVNDKGAVSGFDFSLSFALFAIGHLVGLSVGIAMLIGAIIGWGWGVPHFSMLGDLSQPMADLANGTWSTKVRFIGAGAIGVSAIWTLAKLVKPVITGLTSAMAAAKVRKAGEAHTLPRTERDIPIGIVGLITLACFIPIAWLLGYFGTSAGLGAHVGVLAIGGVAFVVLMGFFVSTVCGYMAGLIGSSNSPLSGVGILVVIAAALLLVAFVKPYVGPDEGKALVAFALFITSVVFTVAAIANNNLQDLKTGQLVDATPWRQQVALVVGVIAGAAVIPPVLDLINKAYGFVGVAGAGAHALPAPQAGLISALAQGVITGNIDWSLIEIGVGIGIAIIAIDEILARTTKGARIPPLAVGLGIYLPTVSTLMVVVGSVVGWYFDRRADRSARPESTKQLGVLLASGLIVGESIVGVVIAAIVAFADKLGFSNLQAPLALVGADFGEKAQWIGGIVFALTVLFLYRWVARMANGIGRK, via the coding sequence GTGAGCGGCAAGACACTTCCAACCGACCATCGCAAGGAGCTGACCGTTCGCGGCCTCATCCTCGGCGTGATCATCACGGTGGTGTTCACCGCTGCCAACGTCTTCTTCGGCCTCAAGGCCGGCCTGACCTTCGCCACGTCGATTCCCGCGGCGGTGATTTCCATGGCCCTGCTCCGGGGCTTCAAGGATTCCACCATCCAGGAAAACAACATCGTGCAGACCATCGCCTCGGCGGCGGGCACGTTGTCTTCGATCATCTTCGTGCTGCCCGGCATGATCATGATCGGCTGGTGGGCGGACTTCCCGTTCTGGACCTCGTTTGCCGTGTGCGCGCTGGGCGGCATCCTCGGCGTGATGTACTCCATCCCGCTGCGCCGTGCCCTCGTCACCAACTCGGACCTGCCCTACCCCGAAGGCCTGGCCTGCGCGGAAGTTCTGAAGGTGGGCAGTGGCGACGACGCCGATGCCAACAGCGTGGACGAAAGCCGCGCGGGCCTGCTGGCCGTGCTGTGGGGTTCCATCGCGTCGGCCGCGTTCGCCGTGGTCGTGGCCACCCAGGTGTTCGCCAGCGACTTCGTGCGCTACTTCCGGGTCAACGACAAGGGGGCGGTCAGCGGCTTCGACTTCAGCCTCTCTTTCGCCCTGTTCGCCATCGGCCACCTTGTGGGCCTGTCGGTGGGCATCGCCATGCTGATCGGCGCGATCATCGGCTGGGGCTGGGGCGTGCCGCACTTCTCCATGCTCGGCGACCTGTCGCAGCCGATGGCCGATCTCGCTAACGGGACCTGGAGCACCAAAGTGCGCTTCATCGGCGCCGGCGCGATTGGTGTGTCGGCCATCTGGACGCTGGCCAAGCTGGTGAAGCCGGTGATCACGGGCCTCACCTCGGCCATGGCGGCCGCCAAGGTCCGCAAGGCCGGCGAGGCCCACACCCTGCCGCGCACCGAGCGCGACATCCCGATTGGCATCGTCGGCCTGATCACCCTGGCGTGCTTCATCCCCATTGCCTGGCTGCTCGGCTACTTCGGCACCTCGGCCGGCCTGGGCGCCCACGTGGGCGTGCTGGCCATCGGCGGCGTCGCCTTCGTGGTGCTGATGGGCTTCTTCGTTTCCACCGTGTGCGGCTACATGGCGGGCCTGATCGGCTCGTCCAACAGCCCGCTGTCGGGCGTGGGCATCCTGGTGGTCATCGCGGCCGCGCTGCTGCTGGTGGCCTTCGTAAAGCCGTATGTCGGCCCGGATGAAGGCAAGGCCCTGGTGGCCTTCGCGCTGTTCATCACCTCGGTGGTGTTCACCGTGGCCGCCATTGCCAACAACAACCTGCAGGACCTCAAGACCGGCCAGCTGGTGGACGCCACGCCGTGGCGTCAGCAGGTGGCCCTGGTGGTGGGTGTGATCGCGGGCGCCGCGGTGATTCCGCCGGTGCTGGACCTGATCAACAAGGCCTACGGCTTCGTCGGTGTGGCCGGCGCGGGTGCCCATGCGCTGCCGGCGCCGCAGGCGGGCCTGATTTCCGCACTGGCCCAGGGCGTCATCACCGGGAACATCGACTGGAGCCTGATCGAGATCGGCGTCGGCATCGGTATCGCCATCATCGCCATCGACGAGATCCTGGCGCGCACGACCAAGGGCGCGCGCATTCCGCCGCTGGCCGTGGGCCTGGGCATCTACCTGCCGACCGTGAGCACCCTGATGGTGGTCGTCGGTTCGGTGGTCGGCTGGTACTTCGACCGCCGCGCCGATCGCTCGGCACGCCCCGAAAGCACCAAGCAGCTGGGTGTGTTGCTTGCCTCGGGCCTGATCGTGGGCGAGAGCATTGTCGGCGTGGTGATTGCCGCGATCGTGGCGTTTGCCGACAAACTGGGCTTCAGCAACCTGCAGGCGCCGCTGGCCCTGGTGGGTGCGGATTTCGGCGAGAAAGCGCAGTGGATCGGCGGCATCGTCTTCGCGCTGACCGTGCTCTTCCTGTACCGCTGGGTGGCCCGCATGGCCAACGGCATCGGCAGGAAGTGA
- a CDS encoding NAD-dependent succinate-semialdehyde dehydrogenase: MAYQTRNPTTGHLLRTYPNHTEADIEAALDAAHTLYKSPWSRAPIQPRLRVLERLAEVIDARKDELARIVVEEMGKLISDARDEVWIIAEIARFYARKSEEFLAPVKIDSALGDAWIEHHPLGVMMVVEPWNFPYYQLMRVFAPNFAAGNPVISKHASIVPHCASIFAEMVEEAGAPKGAWANLFITSGQVSDIIADDRIVGAAMTGSEGAGTAIAIQAAKHLKKSTLEMGGNDVFVVLDDADLDHALEAGVFSRLHISGQECICAKRFVLHEAIAKTFLDRFTKAMATVTIEDPMDEATELGPLSSSEAAEGLAKQVQNAVEHGATLHLGGRQIAGEGFFFEPTILTNVTRDNPAYFEEFFGPVAQIYVVKNDDEIIDLANDSRFGLAGAIFSKNIERAKALASRIETGAVWINTFASTAPELPFGGVKRSGYGRELSHLGIKEFVNQKLVLVSKTA, encoded by the coding sequence ATGGCTTACCAGACAAGAAACCCGACAACCGGGCATCTGCTCAGGACTTACCCCAACCATACCGAGGCTGACATTGAAGCGGCGCTGGATGCAGCGCACACGCTCTATAAATCACCCTGGTCAAGGGCACCGATCCAACCGCGGCTACGCGTGCTGGAACGGCTCGCCGAGGTCATCGATGCGCGGAAAGATGAGCTTGCCCGGATCGTGGTCGAGGAGATGGGAAAACTGATCTCCGACGCGCGCGACGAAGTCTGGATCATCGCTGAAATTGCCCGTTTCTACGCGCGCAAGTCGGAGGAGTTCCTCGCTCCGGTGAAAATTGACTCGGCCCTTGGCGACGCATGGATCGAACATCATCCGCTGGGCGTCATGATGGTGGTCGAGCCGTGGAATTTTCCCTACTACCAGCTAATGCGCGTATTTGCGCCCAACTTTGCGGCCGGTAATCCGGTGATCTCCAAGCACGCCAGTATCGTTCCCCACTGTGCGAGTATCTTCGCTGAAATGGTTGAGGAAGCCGGCGCCCCGAAGGGTGCGTGGGCCAACCTGTTCATCACGTCCGGCCAGGTCAGCGACATCATCGCCGACGACCGGATCGTGGGAGCGGCCATGACCGGCTCCGAGGGGGCGGGTACCGCCATTGCCATACAGGCTGCGAAACACCTGAAGAAATCGACGCTGGAAATGGGTGGGAATGACGTGTTTGTCGTACTGGACGATGCGGACCTGGATCACGCCCTGGAGGCCGGCGTCTTCTCGCGTTTGCACATAAGCGGACAGGAATGCATCTGCGCCAAGCGCTTCGTACTCCACGAAGCGATCGCGAAAACATTCCTTGATCGCTTCACTAAGGCCATGGCGACCGTCACCATTGAGGATCCCATGGACGAGGCGACGGAACTTGGCCCGTTGTCATCCTCGGAAGCGGCCGAAGGCCTTGCGAAGCAGGTCCAGAACGCTGTCGAACACGGCGCCACGCTTCATTTGGGCGGCCGGCAAATCGCGGGCGAAGGCTTCTTCTTCGAACCCACGATCCTTACCAACGTGACGCGGGACAATCCGGCCTATTTCGAGGAGTTCTTCGGCCCGGTGGCCCAGATCTACGTGGTAAAGAACGACGATGAGATCATCGACCTGGCTAACGATTCCCGATTCGGCCTGGCCGGCGCGATCTTCTCGAAGAACATCGAACGCGCCAAAGCCCTGGCCTCGCGGATCGAGACCGGCGCGGTATGGATCAATACGTTCGCGAGCACGGCGCCTGAACTTCCCTTTGGCGGCGTGAAGCGGTCCGGCTACGGCCGGGAGCTGTCGCATCTGGGCATCAAGGAATTTGTAAACCAGAAGCTTGTCCT
- a CDS encoding formyltransferase family protein, whose amino-acid sequence MRTVLMCHAEDAFDRQGLAAWLASFSDLAGLVLIEETGEQKQARVRRELKRVGPWRLLDVLAMRFYYRFRLAAADHAWMDASLAALRSRFGDVPAVPELRVSSANAPEVATFLAACQPDIMIARSKQLLSKRIYRIPRQGCLVMHPGICPEYRNAHGCFWALAERDLDNVGLTLLRIDAGVDTGPVYGYFTYAFDEASESHVRVQYRMVLENLDALAQRIRDIAAGTARPLDTTGRPSGVWGQPWLSRYLRWKRAALARQPAVAPAE is encoded by the coding sequence ATGCGCACGGTATTGATGTGCCACGCCGAAGATGCCTTTGACCGCCAGGGCCTTGCGGCGTGGCTGGCGTCGTTTTCGGACCTGGCCGGCCTCGTCCTGATCGAGGAAACCGGTGAGCAGAAGCAGGCGCGCGTCCGCCGGGAACTGAAACGCGTGGGGCCGTGGCGGTTGCTGGACGTGCTGGCCATGCGGTTCTACTACCGCTTCCGGCTTGCGGCCGCGGACCACGCGTGGATGGACGCCAGCCTGGCGGCCCTGCGTAGCCGCTTCGGCGACGTACCCGCCGTGCCCGAACTGCGCGTTTCCAGCGCCAATGCGCCGGAGGTGGCGACCTTCCTCGCCGCCTGCCAGCCCGACATCATGATTGCCCGCAGCAAGCAGCTCCTTTCGAAGCGGATCTACCGGATTCCCCGGCAGGGCTGCCTGGTCATGCATCCTGGCATCTGCCCGGAGTACCGGAATGCCCACGGCTGCTTCTGGGCCCTGGCCGAGCGCGACCTCGATAACGTGGGGCTCACCCTGCTGCGCATCGACGCCGGCGTCGACACCGGGCCGGTCTATGGCTATTTCACCTATGCCTTCGACGAGGCCAGCGAATCGCATGTGCGGGTGCAGTACCGAATGGTCCTGGAGAACCTGGACGCCCTGGCCCAGCGAATCCGGGACATCGCGGCCGGCACGGCCCGGCCCCTCGACACGACAGGCCGGCCAAGCGGGGTGTGGGGCCAGCCATGGCTGAGCCGCTACCTGCGCTGGAAGCGTGCCGCCCTGGCCCGGCAACCCGCCGTAGCGCCCGCCGAATGA
- a CDS encoding polysaccharide deacetylase family protein → MYHDVVSPGRWDDSGFAGSAAAHYKLDTANFLAHLDALRAAGTAFANPDTVAGGRYDGCLLTYDDGGASASAAGAAMIERGIRGCFFITTSRIGSPGFVSADELRALRQGGHLIGSHSHTHPANITQLDAPALHDEWRRSVDTLEQVLGEPVRTASVPGGFMSANVLRAAEAAGIRTLFTSEPTMRPWHSGTCAVLGRYALLREHAPAYALALASGQGGARLKQWAAWNVKKPLKRFAGPVYRFARERLLHERVPSHRDSAGASPE, encoded by the coding sequence ATGTACCACGATGTCGTGTCCCCCGGCCGGTGGGACGACAGCGGCTTCGCGGGTAGCGCGGCGGCCCACTACAAGCTTGATACGGCAAACTTCCTCGCCCACCTCGATGCGCTGCGTGCCGCGGGAACCGCGTTCGCGAACCCGGATACCGTGGCCGGCGGCCGGTACGACGGCTGCCTCCTGACTTACGACGACGGCGGCGCAAGCGCATCCGCCGCCGGAGCGGCCATGATCGAGCGGGGCATCCGTGGATGCTTCTTCATCACTACGTCCCGCATTGGCTCGCCCGGCTTCGTGAGCGCCGACGAACTGCGCGCGTTGCGCCAGGGCGGCCACCTGATCGGCAGCCACTCGCATACGCACCCGGCGAACATCACCCAGCTCGATGCGCCCGCGTTGCACGACGAATGGCGGCGAAGCGTCGACACGCTCGAGCAGGTGCTCGGCGAGCCGGTGCGTACAGCCTCTGTACCCGGCGGTTTCATGTCCGCCAACGTGCTGCGAGCCGCTGAGGCTGCGGGCATCCGCACCTTGTTCACCTCCGAGCCCACCATGCGTCCATGGCATAGCGGCACGTGCGCCGTGCTGGGCCGCTACGCACTGCTGCGGGAGCATGCGCCCGCTTACGCATTGGCACTGGCCAGCGGGCAGGGCGGGGCGCGGCTTAAGCAGTGGGCTGCGTGGAACGTCAAGAAGCCGCTCAAGCGTTTCGCCGGGCCGGTCTACCGGTTCGCCCGCGAGCGGCTGCTGCACGAGCGCGTGCCATCGCATCGCGATTCAGCCGGCGCCTCGCCGGAGTAA